GCGGAGGTGGCGCGGGTGCGGCAGGTGGTGGAGCTGGTGGAGCGCGACGGCTGCCAGACCAACTTCCTGCTGGCGTACTTCGGCGAGGTGCGCGAGGAGCCGTGCGGCCACTGCACCTTCTGCGAGACGGGCGTGCCCACGCGCTTTCCGCCGCGGCCGGAGCGGGGGCCCGTCGAGCGGGCCGTGGACGCGGCGGCGCTCCGGGCGCTGGTGCGCGAGAACCCGGCGGCGCTGGGACACCCGCGCCAGCAGGCACGGTTCCTCTGCGGCCTGAGCAGCCCGGCGCTCACGAAGGCGAAGCTGTCGAGGCACCCGCTCTTCGGGGCGCTGGAGGAGCGGGGGTTCGCGGAGGTGCTGGCGTGGTGCGAGGAGCCGGGGAGGTGAGAATCGGTGCACGGCTGCCTCCGCGTGCACTCTTCTGGTTCACCTGCCTGTGCCCAGCGGCTGACCCGCGGCAACGGAAGCGCTTGCCGTAGCGCACCTTACGGCGTGCGCCGCCAATGGCGCACTACATGCGTTCCCAAAGAGCCGATCACCAGCGCGAGAGGTGACCCGCGGTCGCACCGGGCGGCCCGTGCGCCTCGCCGTGCCCTTCATCTCCACCGGCTCTTCCGGAGGCCCGCATGCGGATGGTCCCCACGCACTCCCGCGCCCTTCTCCTCCTCCTCCCTGCACTCCTGGCCGTCGGGTGCGAGCAGCTCCCCACCCGTCGTGAGAGCACGGACGCCCGGCCCGCCCTCTCCACCCCTACGCGCCACCCCATCCTCTTCGTGCACGGGTGGCGTGGGAGTGCCACCAACTGGAACACCATGATCAGCCGCTTCAAGGCGGACGGGTGGACCGACGCGGAGCTCTACAGCTGGACGTACAACTCCGACCAGTCCAACGCCACCACGGCCGAGCAGGTACGCACCAGGGTGAACGAGATCCTGGCGGCCACGGGCGCCAGCAGGGTGGACATCGTCACCCACTCCATGGGCGGGCTCTCCACGCGCTACTACGCCAGGAACCTCGGGGGAGACCAGAAGATCGACGGCTGGGTATCGCTGGGCGGCCCCAACCACGGGACCACCACGGCCAACGGCTGCACCTCCACCTCCTGCGTGGAGATGCGCATCGGCTCCAAGTTCCTGACCGACCTGAACTCGGGGGACGAGACGCCGGGGACGCCCCGCTACGGCACCTGGTGGTCGCCCTGCGACGAGATCATCGATCCGGACGACAGCGTGCTCCTCTCCGGGGCCACGAACACGAAGACGGCCTGCATCACGCACAGCAGGCTCCTGGAGGATGCCACCGTCTACAAGCAGGTACGGGACTGGGTGCACCGCTGACGCCCCGCGTCGCCCGGCGCCTCGCAGCGGCCCCGCACCTCACCCGGTGCGAGGCCGCAGACGTTTCCCGCGGGCTACGCGGCCGCCCGGATCTCCGTCCGCGCGTACACGGCCTGGACCAGCGCGTCGATCCCGGCATCCACCGGGGCGAAGAGGTCCACCGGGCGAGACACCGACGACACCCTCCCGCCCGTGTCCGTCCACGAGAGCGTCAGCTCCACGGACCCGCTGCCGAGCACGGCCAGCTCGACGTGGAGCCCCAGGTGGGGGAAGGCCTCCGAGAGGGCCGCCTGGAGAGCGGTCACGAACTCGCGGATGCGGGAAACCGATCGGGTGGCGCGAGGCGCGGGCATGGCGTGTTCGACGGGCGGACGTTGCGGGACTGGAACCTGACTGCGCCGCACCCGTGCAACTGCGGGACCGGGCCCGCCAACCGCGCCGTTCCTGGATTCTTTCCGCGGGGAGCCCGGGACGGGTGTTCCTTCCGTGCCCCAGTGTGGCGCCCGTCCCACACACGCCCCGGCGGCAGACTGCGGAGCCACGCCGGCAGGTGCAGCTAGACCGCGGCAGACGCGGCGGAGGGTGAAACGCTCCGGCGCGCCTGCGCAAGGGTGGCCCTCACGGCGGCGCGCCAGGATCCGGGGAACCGCCCGGGATCGGCGCACCACTCCTCGACGCTCCGTACGGCCCTCGCGATCCCCGCGCTCTCGTCCGCCACGGCCGCGACGAGGATCTCGCCCATCCCTGGGAGCCGCGCCTGCCCGTCCGATCCCACCTGGTCGGCGAAGTCCCGGGCGAGCTGCTGGAAGGCCGCGTCCGAGAGCGCCGCGCGCCGCAGCTCCCGCAGGTGATCGGCCGCACGGAGCAGCGCGTCGTACCGGCCGCCGTGCTGCGGGAGCTCGCGGGTGAGCTCGGCGTGCAGCACCCGGAGGTGGCGTTCCAGGAGCAGGCGCGGCATCCCGCGGGAGGCGAGGACGCCCCCCAGCCAGAGGACCTGCTGCTGGACGTGGGGCCACTCTCCCGCGCAGAGCGTGACGAGCCAGGCCCCGTCGCTGAGGGCGAAGAGCCGTCCCCGCTCCCCGTAGCGCGCCCGGTAGTAGGGGAACTCCTGCAGCGACCGCTCTCCCGCGCGGCGCGCCGCGGCGATCTCGTGCGGATCGGAACACACCGGGTGCGACCCGGCCTCGGGATTGAGCCCCTGCGCAAGTGACCACTGCATCCGCACCTCCTGGAGCCTGAGTGCAAGGAAGCTCGACCCGGACCGCTCAGCGCCGCTCCACGCCGTACCAGCGGGCCAGCCTCGCGGGGGCGACGCCGAGGTGGTAGAGCAGCACCAGCGCGCCGTTGAGGAGCTGCTGGCGCACGATGCCGCGGGCCAGGAAGCGCCGCGCGGAGGTCGTGACCGGGCGGGGCACCAGGACCACCCTGCCCTCGCGCCGGAGCCGCCGCAGGAAGTCCACGTCCTCCATGAGCGGCAGCTCCGCGAACCCGCCCAGCCGCTCGAACACCTCGCGCCGGACGAAGATCCCCTGGTCGCCGTAGTGGAAGAGCCGCGGGCGGAAACGGGTGAGGAGGGCGTACAGCCGCAGCCAGGGCCGGTCGGTGTCGAAGCGCAGCGTGAAGGTGCCGCCCGCCGCCCGCGGGTCCGCCAGCGCGTCGCGCAGCGCGGTCAGCGCGCCGGCCGGGAGGACCGAGTCGGCGTGGAGGAAGAGGAGGACCTCGCCGCGGGCGAGGCGGCCGCCGACGTTCATCTGCCAGGCGCGGCCGCGCGGCCCCGCGGCGACGGTGGCGAGCTCCCGGGCCAACCCGGGCGTGCCGTCGGTGCTCCCACCGTCGACCACGATGAGCTCGCGCGGTCCGGCCTGCGCGGCGACGCTCCGGAGGCAGGCCACGATCCGCTCCGCCTCGTTCAGCGCGGGTACGATCACCGATACGTCCATGCTGCGCCCGCGGGTGGCGGGTGGGGCTCGACCCGGCCGGACCGAGCCCACCCGTCTCCACCCCCGCTTCCCGCGCCGGGAGCTAGCGCGGATGCACGACGAAGATGCAGTCGAAGGCGATCCGGTTCTCCGACTCCACCTGGCTCATGTTCACCGCGCCCGAGAGCCGGACCCGCGCGGTGAGGTTCTTGAACCGGCCGGTCGCCGCGATGACGCTGTTCTCCCCCTCCGGCGGGACCGCCCCGGTGATGTGGGTGAAGTCGGGCGACCCGTGCAGGGTGGGCTGCACGGTCGTAAGGCCGCGGCTCGTGAAGGTGTGTCCGTTCCCGAAGTCGAAGATGGTCGTGCCGATGAC
The nucleotide sequence above comes from Longimicrobiaceae bacterium. Encoded proteins:
- a CDS encoding triacylglycerol lipase is translated as MRMVPTHSRALLLLLPALLAVGCEQLPTRRESTDARPALSTPTRHPILFVHGWRGSATNWNTMISRFKADGWTDAELYSWTYNSDQSNATTAEQVRTRVNEILAATGASRVDIVTHSMGGLSTRYYARNLGGDQKIDGWVSLGGPNHGTTTANGCTSTSCVEMRIGSKFLTDLNSGDETPGTPRYGTWWSPCDEIIDPDDSVLLSGATNTKTACITHSRLLEDATVYKQVRDWVHR
- a CDS encoding TIGR04283 family arsenosugar biosynthesis glycosyltransferase — protein: MIVPALNEAERIVACLRSVAAQAGPRELIVVDGGSTDGTPGLARELATVAAGPRGRAWQMNVGGRLARGEVLLFLHADSVLPAGALTALRDALADPRAAGGTFTLRFDTDRPWLRLYALLTRFRPRLFHYGDQGIFVRREVFERLGGFAELPLMEDVDFLRRLRREGRVVLVPRPVTTSARRFLARGIVRQQLLNGALVLLYHLGVAPARLARWYGVERR